One genomic segment of Stigmatella erecta includes these proteins:
- the uvrA gene encoding excinuclease ABC subunit UvrA gives MSEPDIITIRGAQEHNLKNVTLEIPKKKLVVFTGVSGSGKSSLAFDTLYAEGQRRYVESLSAYARQFLGQMEKPKYDTLRGLSPTISIEQKAASNNPRSTVGTVTEVHDYLRVLYASIGVQHCPQCGRKVGKQSAQQIIDEILKSPAGTKVQILAPLVTNRKGEHKDILAEAQKRGFSRARIDGKLKSLEERVELDKKSKHDIALIIDRLVLKPEVRTRLTDSVETALREGKGILIVTDENGTLSSDRVMSELNACHACGLSFGELTPAAFSFNNPLGMCTDCNGLGTKAEMDPDRIVPDPTRTVRDGAIEPWANVMNKGEGWTAEFVESLAEAFKIPLDVPYAKMGQKEKDILMYGSDGKAFTVKWGEGGRYKMEWEGLVNKLMRSFKTTTSESMRTYYQKFFSDKPCPTCKGERLKPESRAVKVHGNSLVELSKRTISDSLSFLAGMGLTENEQKIATELLKEIRSRLSFLVDVGLGYLTLDRTASTLSGGESQRIRLASQMGSELTGVIYILDEPSIGLHQRDNGKLLATLKRLRDLGNSVIVVEHDEETMEEADWIVDFGPGAGELGGQVVAQGTPQQVMADEQSLTGTYLSGRKEIDIPEQRRKPGKQQLLIRGARENNLKDVDVEIPLGVLVSVTGVSGAGKSTLINEILYPALARQLYESREVPGRHKSIQGMEHLDKVIDIDQRPIGRTPRSNPATYTKVFDAIREVFALTQEARTFGYTPGRFSFNIKGGRCEACEGDGVKLVEMHFLADVYVPCEVCQGKRFNEATLRVRYKGKNIAEVLDMSVREAMQHFGAHKDIMRVLQTLEDVGLGYIRLGQSSPTLSGGEAQRIKLARELARVSTGRTLYILDEPTTGLHFEDIRKLLLVLNRLVDAGNSVLCIEHNLDVIKSSDWVIDLGPEGGSGGGRVLAVGTPEAVAQVQESHTGRYLAHVLKKARRQRVGQRVDTPPALPPPPPAEAPSGRRASMAT, from the coding sequence ATGTCCGAGCCCGACATCATCACCATCCGCGGTGCCCAGGAGCACAACCTCAAGAACGTCACGCTGGAGATCCCGAAGAAGAAGCTCGTGGTCTTCACCGGCGTGTCCGGCTCCGGAAAGAGCTCGCTGGCCTTCGACACCCTCTACGCGGAGGGCCAGCGCCGCTACGTGGAGAGCCTCTCGGCCTATGCCCGGCAGTTCCTCGGGCAGATGGAGAAGCCCAAGTACGACACCCTGAGGGGCCTGTCGCCCACCATCTCCATCGAGCAGAAGGCGGCCAGCAACAACCCCCGCTCCACCGTGGGCACGGTGACGGAAGTGCATGACTACCTGCGCGTGCTCTACGCCTCCATCGGCGTCCAGCACTGCCCCCAGTGCGGGCGCAAGGTGGGCAAGCAGAGCGCGCAGCAGATCATCGACGAGATCCTCAAGTCCCCCGCGGGCACCAAGGTGCAAATCCTCGCGCCGCTTGTCACCAACCGGAAGGGCGAGCACAAGGACATCCTCGCCGAGGCGCAGAAGCGTGGCTTCTCCCGGGCGCGCATCGACGGGAAGCTGAAGAGCCTGGAGGAGCGCGTGGAGCTGGACAAGAAGTCCAAGCACGACATCGCGCTCATCATCGACCGGCTCGTGCTCAAGCCGGAGGTGCGCACGCGTTTGACGGACTCGGTGGAGACCGCGCTGCGCGAGGGCAAGGGCATCCTCATCGTCACCGACGAGAACGGCACCCTGTCCTCCGACCGCGTCATGAGCGAGCTGAACGCGTGCCACGCGTGCGGCTTGTCCTTCGGCGAGCTGACCCCGGCGGCCTTCTCCTTCAACAACCCGCTGGGCATGTGCACCGACTGCAACGGCCTGGGCACCAAGGCGGAGATGGATCCGGACCGCATCGTCCCGGACCCCACGCGCACCGTGAGGGACGGGGCCATCGAGCCGTGGGCCAACGTCATGAACAAGGGCGAGGGCTGGACGGCGGAGTTCGTCGAGAGCCTGGCCGAGGCGTTCAAGATTCCCCTGGATGTGCCCTACGCGAAGATGGGCCAGAAGGAAAAAGACATCCTGATGTACGGCTCGGACGGCAAGGCGTTCACCGTCAAGTGGGGCGAGGGCGGCCGCTACAAGATGGAGTGGGAGGGCCTGGTCAACAAGCTGATGCGCAGCTTCAAGACGACCACCTCCGAGTCGATGCGCACCTACTACCAGAAGTTCTTCAGCGACAAGCCCTGCCCCACCTGCAAGGGCGAGCGCCTGAAGCCCGAGAGCCGCGCCGTGAAGGTCCACGGCAACTCCCTGGTGGAGCTGAGCAAGCGGACCATCTCGGACTCGCTGAGCTTCCTGGCGGGCATGGGGCTCACGGAGAACGAGCAGAAGATCGCCACGGAGCTGCTCAAGGAGATCCGCAGCCGCCTGTCCTTCCTCGTGGACGTGGGGCTGGGCTACCTCACGCTGGACCGCACCGCCTCCACCCTGTCCGGCGGCGAGAGCCAGCGCATCCGCCTGGCCTCGCAGATGGGCAGCGAGCTGACCGGCGTCATCTACATCCTGGATGAGCCCTCCATCGGCCTGCACCAGCGCGACAACGGCAAGCTGCTCGCCACGCTCAAGCGGCTGCGGGACCTGGGCAACTCCGTCATCGTCGTGGAGCACGACGAGGAGACGATGGAGGAGGCGGACTGGATCGTCGACTTCGGCCCGGGCGCGGGCGAGCTGGGCGGCCAGGTGGTGGCCCAGGGCACGCCCCAGCAGGTGATGGCCGACGAGCAGAGCCTCACCGGCACGTACCTCTCCGGGCGCAAGGAGATCGACATCCCCGAGCAGCGGCGCAAGCCCGGCAAGCAGCAGTTGCTCATCCGCGGGGCGCGCGAGAACAACCTGAAGGACGTGGACGTGGAGATTCCCCTCGGGGTGCTGGTGTCCGTCACCGGCGTGTCCGGGGCGGGCAAGTCCACGCTCATCAACGAAATCCTCTACCCGGCGCTGGCGCGGCAGCTCTACGAGAGCCGCGAGGTGCCCGGGCGGCACAAGTCCATCCAGGGCATGGAGCACCTGGACAAGGTCATCGACATCGACCAGCGGCCCATCGGGCGCACGCCGCGCAGCAACCCGGCCACGTACACGAAGGTGTTCGACGCCATCCGCGAGGTGTTCGCGCTCACCCAGGAGGCGCGCACGTTCGGGTACACCCCGGGCCGCTTCTCCTTCAACATCAAGGGCGGGCGCTGCGAGGCGTGCGAGGGCGACGGCGTGAAGCTCGTGGAGATGCACTTCCTGGCGGACGTGTACGTGCCGTGCGAGGTGTGCCAGGGCAAGCGCTTCAACGAGGCCACGCTCCGGGTGCGCTACAAGGGCAAGAACATCGCCGAGGTGCTCGACATGAGCGTGCGCGAGGCGATGCAGCACTTCGGGGCCCACAAGGACATCATGCGCGTGCTCCAGACGCTGGAGGACGTGGGGCTGGGCTACATCCGCCTGGGGCAGAGCTCGCCCACGCTGTCGGGCGGCGAGGCCCAGCGCATCAAGCTGGCGCGCGAGCTGGCGCGGGTGTCCACCGGCCGCACGCTCTATATCCTGGACGAGCCCACCACCGGCCTGCACTTCGAGGACATCCGCAAGCTGCTCTTGGTGCTCAACCGGCTGGTGGACGCGGGCAACTCGGTGCTCTGCATCGAGCACAACCTGGACGTCATCAAGAGCTCCGACTGGGTCATCGATCTGGGCCCCGAGGGCGGCTCGGGCGGCGGCCGGGTGCTCGCCGTGGGCACCCCCGAGGCCGTGGCCCAGGTGCAGGAGAGCCACACCGGCCGCTACCTCGCCCATGTCCTGAAGAAGGCGCGCCGCCAGCGCGTGGGTCAACGGGTGGACACTCCCCCCGCGCTCCCTCCTCCGCCCCCGGCGGAGGCTCCGAGCGGGCGCCGCGCCTCGATGGCGACCTGA
- a CDS encoding M15 family metallopeptidase, which translates to MSWSSVSGLTMPPSLLPWSLVLLLLLLAAPVASAEEAVRKPRPPKRSGLKALVPIPGGERLRKDAAQAFQKMHAEASAEGIWLWAVSGHRSRAEQRYLYRLYRKGLGHRAARPGRSNHQRGTAVDVSVGDVSSEAYGWLSAHACRFGFRRTVRSEPWHWEYRPRSTPQPKPGQVCVDRYVPPPLPPASPEVATPSPS; encoded by the coding sequence ATGTCCTGGTCTTCCGTGTCAGGACTCACGATGCCGCCTTCGCTGCTCCCCTGGAGCCTCGTGCTCCTCCTGTTGTTGCTGGCCGCCCCCGTGGCATCCGCGGAGGAGGCGGTGCGCAAGCCGCGCCCGCCGAAGCGCTCCGGCCTGAAGGCGCTGGTGCCCATCCCCGGCGGCGAGCGCCTGCGCAAGGACGCGGCCCAGGCCTTCCAGAAGATGCACGCCGAGGCCTCCGCGGAGGGCATCTGGCTGTGGGCCGTCAGCGGCCACCGCTCGCGCGCGGAGCAGCGCTACCTCTACCGCCTCTACCGCAAGGGCCTGGGGCACCGCGCCGCCCGCCCCGGACGCTCCAACCACCAGCGGGGCACGGCGGTGGACGTGTCGGTGGGCGATGTCTCCTCCGAGGCTTACGGGTGGCTGTCGGCCCACGCGTGCCGCTTCGGCTTCCGGCGCACGGTGCGCTCGGAGCCGTGGCACTGGGAGTACCGGCCCCGGAGCACGCCGCAGCCCAAGCCGGGCCAGGTGTGCGTGGACCGCTACGTGCCCCCGCCCCTGCCCCCGGCCTCGCCCGAGGTGGCCACGCCCAGCCCCAGCTAG
- a CDS encoding methyltransferase domain-containing protein, translating into MSSYLMESEAEARRLIEQARALPVRPHLLSTGLQPGMRVLDAGCGPGVVTSILAELVGPTGKVTGVDLHAPRLAEARATCAALPQCQFLQADIRAMDLPGDTFDYVWCQYVLEYLPDPERALAEFLRVAKPGGRVVVADVDGLGHLNWPCPPELEEGMRTFHRAVREAGVDLHIGRKLFHLFRQAGLQEVRVHLAPLWMVAGAADARLLSDWRQRFETLAPALAPAYGGAAAYQAFCEGYLRLLSDPDALKYSVLLITEGQKR; encoded by the coding sequence TTGAGCAGCTATTTGATGGAGTCCGAGGCGGAGGCCCGGAGGCTCATCGAGCAGGCACGGGCGCTTCCCGTGCGGCCCCACCTGCTGTCCACCGGGTTGCAGCCGGGCATGCGGGTGCTGGACGCGGGCTGTGGCCCCGGCGTGGTGACCTCCATCCTGGCGGAGCTGGTGGGGCCCACCGGCAAGGTGACGGGGGTGGACCTCCACGCCCCGCGGCTCGCCGAGGCCCGCGCCACCTGTGCCGCGCTGCCCCAGTGCCAGTTCCTCCAGGCGGACATCCGGGCGATGGACCTCCCGGGGGACACCTTTGACTACGTCTGGTGCCAGTACGTGCTGGAGTACCTGCCGGACCCGGAGCGGGCGCTGGCCGAGTTCCTCCGGGTGGCCAAGCCCGGGGGGCGCGTGGTGGTGGCGGACGTGGATGGGCTGGGGCACCTGAACTGGCCCTGCCCGCCGGAGCTGGAGGAGGGGATGCGGACCTTCCACCGGGCGGTGCGGGAGGCGGGGGTGGACCTGCACATTGGCCGCAAGCTGTTCCACCTGTTCCGGCAGGCGGGGTTGCAGGAGGTGCGCGTGCACCTGGCGCCCCTGTGGATGGTGGCGGGGGCGGCGGATGCCCGGCTGCTGAGCGACTGGCGGCAGCGTTTCGAGACGCTGGCGCCCGCGCTGGCGCCCGCCTATGGCGGAGCGGCCGCCTACCAGGCCTTCTGTGAGGGCTATCTGCGGCTGCTGTCGGACCCGGATGCTTTGAAGTATTCTGTTCTTTTGATCACGGAGGGACAGAAGCGTTGA
- a CDS encoding POT family MFS transporter: MAESVPAKSSRFPPQIPYIIGNEACERFSFYGMRNILTVFLIDYLLVNANPDPAAREAMAKSHFHLFMSGVYFFPLFGGYLADRFLGKYRVILWLSLLYCVGHACLALFESSPTGFYTGLFLIALGSGGIKPCVSAMVGDQFTEENKHLVKKVFAIFYWTINFGSFFASLFIPLALKHLGPAVAFGIPGVLMFLATAIYWLGRRHYVIVPPTGHNPHSFLRILFSALGNRQQRPAGGDWLSGARKAHPEEAIEGVRAVFRINLLLMPTVPFFWMLFDQKASTWVVQARGMDPQVGSFTFQPSQMQFINPALVMILIPVLAGVIYPALQKTRFELTPLRRMPLGLIIGAFSYIIAGYYQVLIEGGTKLNIAWQILPYIVLTLAEILVSTTGLEFAYTQAPREMKGVVQSLWLVNTTLANIAVAIASSLNIFQGSGQFFFYSALAILAGVGMALMARQYKVRDYYQQAAPIPVGEHAAPGLNAKGP; encoded by the coding sequence ATGGCCGAGTCCGTCCCCGCGAAGAGCAGCCGCTTCCCGCCGCAAATCCCCTACATCATCGGCAACGAGGCCTGTGAGCGGTTCAGCTTCTACGGGATGCGGAACATCCTCACGGTGTTCCTCATCGACTACCTGCTGGTGAACGCGAACCCGGATCCGGCGGCGCGGGAGGCGATGGCCAAGTCGCACTTCCACCTGTTCATGTCCGGGGTCTACTTCTTCCCGCTGTTCGGCGGGTACCTGGCGGACCGGTTCCTGGGCAAGTACCGCGTCATCCTCTGGCTGAGCCTGCTGTACTGCGTGGGCCACGCGTGTCTGGCCCTCTTCGAGAGCAGCCCCACGGGCTTCTACACGGGCCTGTTCCTCATCGCCCTGGGCTCGGGCGGCATCAAACCGTGCGTGTCCGCCATGGTGGGCGACCAGTTCACCGAGGAGAACAAGCACCTGGTGAAGAAGGTCTTCGCCATCTTCTACTGGACCATCAACTTCGGCTCGTTCTTCGCCTCGCTCTTCATCCCCCTGGCCCTCAAGCACCTGGGGCCCGCGGTGGCCTTTGGCATCCCCGGGGTGCTCATGTTCCTGGCCACCGCCATCTACTGGCTGGGCCGCCGCCACTACGTCATCGTCCCGCCCACCGGGCACAACCCGCACTCGTTCCTGCGCATCCTCTTCTCGGCCCTGGGCAACCGCCAGCAGCGCCCCGCCGGGGGCGACTGGCTGTCGGGCGCCCGGAAGGCGCACCCCGAGGAGGCCATCGAGGGCGTGCGGGCCGTGTTCCGCATCAACCTGCTGCTCATGCCCACCGTGCCCTTCTTCTGGATGCTCTTCGACCAGAAGGCCTCCACCTGGGTGGTGCAGGCGCGCGGCATGGACCCCCAGGTGGGCTCCTTCACCTTCCAGCCCAGCCAGATGCAGTTCATCAACCCCGCGCTGGTGATGATCCTCATCCCCGTGCTGGCGGGCGTCATCTACCCGGCGCTCCAGAAGACCCGCTTCGAGCTCACCCCGCTGCGCCGCATGCCGCTGGGGCTCATCATCGGCGCGTTCTCCTACATCATCGCGGGCTACTACCAGGTGCTCATCGAGGGGGGCACCAAGCTGAACATCGCCTGGCAGATCCTCCCGTACATCGTGCTCACGCTGGCGGAAATCCTGGTGTCCACCACGGGCCTGGAGTTCGCCTACACGCAGGCCCCCCGCGAGATGAAGGGCGTGGTGCAGAGCCTGTGGCTGGTCAACACCACCCTGGCCAACATCGCGGTGGCCATCGCCTCCTCGCTCAACATCTTCCAGGGCTCGGGCCAGTTCTTCTTCTACTCGGCCCTGGCCATCCTGGCCGGGGTGGGCATGGCCCTCATGGCGCGCCAATACAAGGTCCGCGACTACTACCAGCAGGCGGCCCCCATCCCCGTGGGGGAGCATGCCGCACCGGGTCTGAACGCCAAGGGGCCCTGA
- a CDS encoding peptide MFS transporter codes for MSTSTAQQLPLEPPSSDGAAPAAPKGHPKGLYYLFATEMWERFSYYGMRALLVLYLLNYLQFQPADSSSVFKWYTSLVYLTPLLGGFLADRYLGLRASIIVGAVLMAIGHFLMAFEPLPIFYAALAFLIAGNGFFKPNISTLVGKLYKQGDARRDGAFTIFYMGINIGAFLSPLICGWLRRNMGPAPGMGYHWGFGAAGVGMVLSLIIFLVGQKQVLRDVAAAGNLDEIVPKKKDASVAQAAAEEPDEQVPSTGGFGGLIAKVFPWLLFALAVVVPVRFITQAVAGHESWTNVIMPTVFSAIGAWMGWTLLTIKNAARDKSTVIFVLFTFVVLFWMAFEQAGNALNIWAAYNTAPLSLGLFSVEGEDYQAANALFIVAFAPLFAMMWTGLARRGLEISTAAKMLAAMVLITASFGAMVAGAAAENATVTRVPLASLPPGVQLETLNAGRFGYEPGTQELTVRGVLAPFAVTNALRPTVDKTYMSQVEALEAAARNASPERPATFQFTDLPQGYTFPLQGGAVSAWDASSRTVTMVAGLSPLTKAQLVGAGAPPAWREAITSLAEKSKAAQVSGFWLLLSYLLATFGELCLSPVGLSMVTKLAPTRFASLFMGVWLLSSAVAQYVGGSLGEKWGEIVPTSYFAIFVYSSLVGAVVLLILQAPLKRLMHSVR; via the coding sequence ATGTCCACATCCACTGCCCAGCAGCTCCCCCTCGAACCCCCCTCCTCCGATGGCGCCGCTCCCGCGGCCCCCAAGGGACACCCCAAAGGGTTGTATTACCTCTTCGCCACCGAGATGTGGGAGCGCTTCAGCTATTACGGCATGCGCGCCCTGCTCGTGCTGTACCTGCTGAACTACCTGCAGTTCCAGCCGGCCGACTCCTCGTCCGTGTTCAAGTGGTACACGAGCCTCGTGTACCTCACGCCCCTGCTGGGCGGGTTCCTGGCGGACCGGTACCTGGGGCTGCGCGCCTCCATCATCGTGGGCGCGGTGCTGATGGCCATTGGCCACTTCCTCATGGCCTTCGAGCCGCTGCCCATCTTCTACGCGGCGCTCGCCTTCCTCATCGCCGGCAACGGCTTCTTCAAGCCCAACATCTCCACCCTGGTGGGCAAGCTCTACAAGCAGGGCGATGCGCGCCGGGATGGTGCCTTCACCATCTTCTACATGGGCATCAACATCGGCGCCTTCCTGTCGCCCCTCATCTGCGGCTGGCTGCGCCGGAACATGGGCCCCGCCCCGGGCATGGGCTACCACTGGGGCTTCGGCGCCGCCGGCGTGGGCATGGTGCTCAGCCTCATCATCTTCCTCGTGGGCCAGAAGCAGGTGCTCCGGGACGTGGCCGCCGCGGGCAACCTGGATGAAATCGTCCCCAAGAAGAAGGACGCCAGCGTGGCCCAGGCGGCGGCCGAGGAGCCGGACGAGCAGGTGCCCAGCACCGGCGGCTTCGGCGGCCTCATCGCCAAGGTGTTCCCCTGGCTGCTGTTCGCCCTGGCGGTGGTGGTGCCCGTGCGCTTCATCACCCAGGCGGTGGCGGGCCACGAGTCCTGGACGAACGTCATCATGCCCACGGTCTTCTCGGCCATTGGCGCGTGGATGGGCTGGACGCTGCTCACCATCAAGAACGCCGCCCGGGACAAGAGCACCGTCATCTTCGTGCTCTTCACCTTCGTGGTGCTCTTCTGGATGGCCTTCGAGCAGGCAGGCAACGCGCTCAACATCTGGGCGGCCTACAACACGGCGCCGCTCAGCCTGGGCCTCTTCTCCGTGGAGGGCGAGGACTACCAGGCGGCCAACGCCCTGTTCATCGTCGCCTTCGCCCCGCTGTTCGCGATGATGTGGACGGGGCTGGCCCGGCGCGGCCTGGAAATCTCCACCGCGGCGAAGATGCTGGCGGCCATGGTGCTCATCACCGCCTCCTTCGGCGCGATGGTGGCCGGCGCGGCGGCCGAGAACGCCACCGTCACCCGCGTGCCCCTGGCGTCCCTGCCCCCGGGCGTCCAGCTGGAGACGCTCAACGCGGGCCGGTTCGGCTATGAGCCTGGCACCCAGGAGCTCACCGTGCGCGGCGTGCTGGCGCCCTTCGCCGTCACCAACGCCCTGCGCCCCACGGTGGACAAGACGTACATGAGCCAGGTGGAGGCCCTGGAGGCGGCGGCGAGGAACGCCTCCCCGGAGCGCCCCGCCACCTTCCAGTTCACGGACCTGCCCCAGGGCTACACGTTCCCGCTCCAGGGCGGCGCCGTGTCCGCCTGGGACGCCTCGTCGCGCACGGTGACGATGGTGGCGGGCCTGTCCCCCCTGACCAAGGCCCAGCTCGTGGGCGCGGGCGCCCCTCCCGCGTGGCGCGAGGCCATCACCTCGCTGGCCGAGAAGAGCAAGGCGGCCCAGGTGAGCGGCTTCTGGCTGCTGCTGAGCTACCTGCTGGCCACCTTCGGCGAGCTGTGCCTGTCGCCCGTGGGCCTCTCCATGGTGACGAAGCTGGCGCCCACGCGCTTCGCCTCGCTCTTCATGGGCGTGTGGCTGCTGAGCAGCGCGGTCGCCCAGTACGTGGGCGGCAGCCTCGGCGAGAAGTGGGGCGAGATTGTCCCCACCAGCTACTTCGCCATCTTCGTCTACTCGTCCCTGGTGGGCGCCGTGGTGCTGCTCATCCTCCAGGCGCCCCTCAAGCGGCTCATGCACAGCGTGCGGTAG
- a CDS encoding ATP-binding protein, giving the protein MSVRAVSVLLLYFRREYGEERLRQLWSKYQLGLSLEYVSTLTNFISFDFTEQLIDALVAESGDPHFSRKAGRLFVTPDAMGFLYHALRIFGSVKAVYAKFIEVVPTLNRVGKFTIEASSSNHMVLSYLSRRTERNRNLCEGRMAQFASVPTIWDLPPAQMVELQCQARGADCCRYELTWHEPVRGWRLGAGMLMGVAVGTGMGLLNLGPLPVLVPSVALGAAFFGAWMDARQEVRRKDEYLAAQNEGLMQSLTDLERRYDEVYRSNLALEDRVAARTQELTEANSKLATALDTQKELIRLKSEFFDNVSHELRTPLTLILLSLESLLQRDPSAYPDAMRQHLMTMERSAHRLLKLINNLLDLAQMEAGKLRLRYQAVELHGLLSSLLPPFRVMAEKKGLSLTLEGGPVGAIHGDVERIEVVFQNLVSNALKFTQQGAVRVRVSEDSAHVFVEVEDTGPGIAPQDIPVIFDRFAQADSTGTRRFGGTGIGLALVKETVDLHSGGIEVSSEVGKGATFRVQLPKGTAHIREDLRDRRAIDMPIRRDRRTLPSLPALRPGGAAAEPAPAAEELAPLNAPRILVVEDEPEIRDFVVSVLRTSYRVLEAVNGEEGRQRALQTIPDLIVSDVMMPVMSGLQMLAALRERQETADIPVILLTARQEVAEKVEGLGTGANDYMGKPFSPRELLARIEAQLRLRDAAVRAAENERLAATGLLTSGFAHEVRNPLNGLMNAMLPLRESILGSQVDPDTTRAMLDVMEECGTRIRHLAESLLSFVRTSDRLVPVNLGASLDSTLSVLAWKIPPDVVVVRDYQCDVPITGDPGSLNQVWVNLLDNAVRAVGTQGQVKISTEHDGATAVVSITDTGTGIKPEDMERLFQPFFSTRAAGEGTGLGLALCRRIVLRHGGLIHLTSEWGQGTRCEVRLPVQGVEHLQHRGGPGASPRLPPGPGAANG; this is encoded by the coding sequence TTGAGCGTCCGCGCGGTCTCCGTGCTGCTGCTGTACTTCCGGCGAGAGTACGGCGAGGAGCGCCTGCGCCAGCTGTGGAGCAAGTACCAGCTGGGCCTGTCGCTGGAGTACGTCAGCACGCTGACGAACTTCATCTCCTTCGACTTCACCGAGCAGCTCATCGACGCGCTCGTGGCCGAGTCGGGGGACCCGCACTTCTCGCGCAAGGCGGGCCGGCTCTTCGTCACGCCGGACGCCATGGGCTTTCTGTACCACGCCCTGCGCATCTTCGGCTCGGTGAAGGCCGTGTACGCGAAGTTCATCGAGGTGGTGCCCACGCTCAACCGGGTGGGCAAGTTCACCATCGAGGCCTCGTCCAGCAACCACATGGTGCTCTCGTACCTGAGCCGCCGCACCGAGCGGAACCGCAACCTGTGCGAGGGGCGGATGGCGCAGTTCGCCTCGGTGCCCACCATCTGGGACTTGCCGCCCGCGCAGATGGTGGAGCTGCAGTGCCAGGCGCGGGGCGCCGACTGCTGCCGCTACGAGCTGACGTGGCACGAGCCCGTGCGCGGCTGGCGCCTGGGCGCCGGCATGCTCATGGGCGTGGCGGTGGGCACGGGCATGGGGCTGCTGAACCTGGGGCCGCTGCCGGTGCTGGTGCCCTCCGTGGCCCTGGGGGCCGCCTTCTTCGGGGCGTGGATGGACGCGCGCCAGGAGGTGCGGCGCAAGGACGAGTACCTCGCCGCGCAGAACGAGGGGCTCATGCAGTCGCTGACGGACCTCGAGCGGCGCTATGACGAGGTGTACCGCAGCAACCTGGCCCTGGAGGACCGCGTCGCGGCGCGCACCCAGGAGCTGACGGAGGCCAACTCCAAGCTGGCCACGGCGCTGGACACCCAGAAGGAGCTCATCCGGCTCAAGAGCGAGTTCTTCGACAACGTGAGCCACGAGCTGCGCACGCCGCTCACGCTCATCCTGCTGTCGCTCGAGTCGCTGCTCCAGCGCGACCCGTCCGCCTACCCGGACGCCATGCGCCAGCACCTGATGACGATGGAGCGCAGCGCGCACCGCCTGCTCAAGCTCATCAACAACCTGCTGGACCTGGCGCAGATGGAGGCGGGCAAGCTGCGCCTGCGCTACCAGGCGGTGGAGCTGCACGGCCTGCTGTCCTCCCTGCTGCCGCCCTTCCGCGTCATGGCGGAGAAGAAGGGGCTGTCGCTCACCCTGGAGGGCGGCCCGGTGGGCGCCATCCACGGGGACGTGGAGCGCATCGAGGTGGTGTTCCAGAACCTCGTCTCCAACGCCCTGAAGTTCACCCAGCAGGGCGCCGTGCGGGTGCGGGTGTCCGAGGACTCGGCCCACGTGTTCGTGGAGGTGGAGGACACGGGCCCCGGCATCGCGCCCCAGGACATTCCCGTCATCTTCGACCGATTCGCCCAGGCGGACTCCACCGGCACTCGCCGCTTCGGGGGCACGGGCATCGGGCTGGCGCTGGTGAAGGAGACGGTGGACCTGCACTCCGGCGGCATCGAGGTGTCGAGCGAGGTGGGCAAGGGCGCCACCTTCCGCGTCCAGCTGCCCAAGGGCACGGCGCACATCCGCGAGGACCTGCGGGACCGGCGCGCCATCGACATGCCGATCCGGAGGGACCGCCGCACCCTGCCGTCCCTGCCCGCCCTGCGTCCGGGCGGGGCCGCCGCGGAGCCGGCCCCTGCGGCCGAGGAGCTGGCGCCCCTCAACGCGCCGCGCATCCTGGTGGTGGAGGACGAGCCGGAGATCCGCGACTTCGTCGTCAGCGTGCTGCGCACGAGCTACCGCGTGCTGGAGGCCGTCAACGGCGAGGAGGGCCGCCAGCGCGCCCTCCAGACGATTCCGGACCTGATCGTCTCGGACGTGATGATGCCGGTGATGTCGGGCCTGCAGATGCTCGCCGCGCTGCGCGAGCGCCAGGAGACGGCGGACATCCCCGTCATCCTCCTCACCGCCCGGCAGGAGGTGGCCGAGAAGGTGGAGGGGCTGGGCACGGGCGCGAACGACTACATGGGCAAGCCGTTCTCGCCCCGGGAGCTGCTGGCGCGCATCGAGGCCCAGCTGCGCCTGAGGGACGCGGCGGTGCGCGCGGCGGAGAACGAGCGCCTGGCGGCCACGGGCCTGCTCACCTCCGGCTTCGCCCACGAGGTGCGCAACCCGCTCAACGGGCTGATGAACGCCATGCTGCCCCTGCGCGAGAGCATCCTGGGCTCGCAGGTGGACCCGGACACCACGCGCGCCATGCTGGACGTGATGGAGGAGTGCGGCACCCGCATCCGCCACCTGGCCGAGTCCCTGCTGTCCTTCGTGCGCACCAGCGACCGGCTGGTGCCGGTGAACCTGGGCGCCTCGCTGGACTCCACCCTGAGCGTGCTGGCGTGGAAGATTCCCCCGGACGTGGTGGTGGTGCGCGACTACCAGTGCGATGTGCCCATCACCGGGGACCCGGGCTCGCTCAACCAGGTGTGGGTGAACCTGCTGGACAACGCCGTGCGCGCGGTGGGGACCCAGGGCCAGGTGAAGATCTCCACCGAGCACGACGGGGCCACGGCGGTGGTGTCGATCACCGACACCGGCACGGGCATCAAGCCCGAGGACATGGAGCGCCTCTTCCAGCCCTTCTTCTCCACCCGGGCCGCAGGCGAGGGCACGGGGCTGGGCCTGGCGCTCTGCCGGCGCATCGTGCTGCGCCACGGCGGGCTCATCCACCTCACCAGCGAGTGGGGCCAGGGCACCCGGTGCGAGGTGCGCCTGCCGGTGCAGGGGGTGGAGCACCTCCAGCACCGCGGCGGGCCGGGCGCCTCGCCGCGCCTGCCTCCGGGGCCCGGCGCCGCCAACGGGTGA